A genomic window from Cucumis melo cultivar AY chromosome 8, USDA_Cmelo_AY_1.0, whole genome shotgun sequence includes:
- the LOC103484661 gene encoding inositol-phosphate phosphatase-like, protein MIKNTTMSENDSLQEFLAAAVDAAKKAGQLIREKFYQTKHVEHKGEVDLVTETDKACEDLVFSHLKQCFPSHKFIGEETSAAYGTMELTDEPTWIVDPIDGTTNFVHGYPFVCVSIGLTIGKVPTVGVVFNPIIDELFTGIRGQGAYLNGKAIKVSSQDQLIKSLLASETGTSREKSTIDDITGRINRLLFKVRSLRINGSCALSLCDVACGRIDLFYINCYGGPWDAAAGAVILTEAGGLVYDPSGREFEITATRLAASNPLLKEAFVEALAHP, encoded by the exons ATGATAAAAAACACAACAATGTCTGAAAATG ATTCCCTCCAGGAATTCCTCGCCGCTGCTGTCGATGCCGCCAAGAAAGCCGGTCAG TTGATACGGGAGAAATTTTACCAGACCAAACATGTCGAACACAAAGGAGAG GTGGATTTGGTTACTGAAACTGACAAAGCTTGTGAAGATCTTGTGTTTAGTCATCTCAAGCAGTGTTTCCCATCGCACAAG TTCATTGGAGAAGAAACTAGTGCTGCTTATGGTACCATGGAGCTGACTGATGAGCCCACATGGATTGTTGATCCCATTGATGGAACTACGAACTTCGTTCACGG ATATCCTTTTGTTTGTGTCTCAATTGGTTTAACTATTGGCAAAGTTCCGACAGTTGGTGTTGTATTTAATCCAATCATTGATGAG CTTTTTACCGGTATTCGTGGACAAGGTGCTTATCTTAATGGGAAAGCCATTAAAG TATCCTCTCAAGATCAACTAATCAAATCTCTTCTGGCTAGTGAG ACTGGAACTTCACGTGAAAAATCGACAATCGATGATATTACTGGCAGAATTAATAGGCTTCTCTTTAAG GTAAGATCTCTTAGGATAAATGGATCGTGTGCGTTAAGTCTCTGTGATGTTGCGTGTGGAAGAATCGATCTATTTTATATAAATTGCTATGGAGGTCCATGGGACGCGGCTGCTGGTGCTGTAATCTTAACGGAAGCTGGAGGATTAGTCTATGACCC ATCTGGTAGAGAATTTGAAATCACAGCTACGAGACTCGCTGCTTCTAATCCACTTCTCAAAGAGGCATTTGTTGAAGCTTTGGCACATCCTTGA
- the LOC103484662 gene encoding U-box domain-containing protein 4, producing MVSLEDSHSTSNRFPLTRNCYSPSSTTSSKISRNIGRSMRTIRSNFFQDDNSCTFNGSVAAKSVCVSENLTDSVIDLRLGELASRSPKWSKQSSEQEQDFLELSHAFSDFSACSSDISGELQRLASLPSMAVVPQREGEDGDPEPEPCLGFLQRENFSTEIIESISPEDLQPTVKICIDGLQSSSIAVKRSAAAKLRLLAKNRSDNRVLIGESGAVPALIPLLRSTDPWTQEHAVTALLNLSLHESNKVIITNAGAVKSLVYALKTGTETSKQNAACALMSLALLEENKTSIGVCGAIPPLVSLLLNGSNRGKKDALTTLYKLCSIKPNKERAVTAGAVKPLVALVAEQGTGLAEKAMVVLSSLAGIQEGKDAIVEEGGIAALVEAIEDGSVKGKEFAVLTLLQLCVESVRNRGLLVSEGGIPPLVALSQTGSVRAKHKAETLLGYLREPRQVASSSSP from the exons ATGGTGTCGCTTGAAGATTCTCATTCCACTTCTAATCGTTTTCCTTTGACCAGAAATTGTTATAGTCCATCCTCTACTACTTCCAGTAAAATCAGCAGGAACATTGGCCGTTCTATGCGTACTATTCGTTCTAATTTCTTTCAAGATGATAATAGTTGTACCTTTAATGGCTCTGTCGCTGCTAAATCCGTCTGTGTCTCTGAAAATCTCACTGATTCTGTCATCGACTTGAGACTTGGCGAGTTGGCATCGCGTAGCCCTAAATGGTCTAAGCAATCTTCTGAACAGGAACAGGATTTTCTTGAACTTTCTCATGCTTTCAGTGATTTCTCCGCTTGTAGTAGTGATATTTCTGGAGAATTGCAGAGACTTGCGAGTTTACCTTCTATGGCGGTTGTTCCTCAACGAGAAGGTGAAGATGGTGACCCGGAGCCTGAACCGTGTTTAGGCTTTTTGCAGAGGGAGAATTTCTCTACTGAGATTATTGAGAGTATTTCGCCTGAAGATCTACAGCCGACTGTTAAGATCTGTATCGATGGGCTTCAATCTTCGTCAATTGCGGTGAAGCGATCTGCGGCGGCTAAACTGAGGCTTCTGGCGAAGAATCGGTCTGATAATCGTGTACTCATTGGGGAGTCTGGGGCTGTTCCTGCTTTAATTCCTTTGCTTCGATCTACCGATCCATGGACACAAGAGCACGCTGTAACTGCCTTGCTGAATCTCTCTCTCCATGAGTCTAATAAAGTTATTATCACAAATGCTGGAGCCGTGAAGTCGCTGGTTTATGCGCTCAAAACCGGTACGGAAACTTCGAAACAGAATGCGGCGTGTGCTTTGATGAGCCTTGCTTTGTTGGAGGAAAACAAAACTTCGATTGGGGTTTGCGGGGCCATTCCACCACTGGTATCTTTACTACTAAATGGATCGAATAGAGGGAAGAAGGACGCGCTCACGACGCTCTATAAGCTTTGCTCGATCAAACCAAATAAGGAGCGGGCCGTCACTGCTGGAGCTGTGAAGCCATTGGTGGCGCTGGTAGCGGAGCAAGGTACGGGTTTAGCAGAGAAGGCGATGGTGGTTCTGAGTAGCCTGGCTGGGATTCAAGAGGGAAAGGATGCGATTGTGGAAGAGGGTGGAATTGCTGCGCTTGTAGAAGCAATTGAAGATGGGTCGGTGAAAGGGAAAGAATTTGCGGTGTTGACACTCTTGCAACTGTGTGTTGAGAGTGTGAGAAATCGAGGGTTGCTCGTCAGCGAAGGTGGAATTCCCCCTTTAGTTGCACTTTCTCAGACTGGAAGCGTTCGAGCAAAGCATAAG GCAGAAACGCTTCTGGGGTATCTAAGAGAACCAAGACAAGTTGCATCCTCATCAAGTCCTTAA
- the LOC103484663 gene encoding inositol transporter 4, with translation MVEGGATKADKAEFSECWQTTWKTPYIMRLALSAGIGGLLFGYDTGVISGAMLYIKEDFEVVDRKTWLQETIVSMAVAGAIVGAAIGGWMNDKFGRKMSILVADVVFFLGAIVMAVAPFPGFIIVGRLIVGFGVGMASMTAPLYISEASPARIRGALVSTNGLLITGGQFVSYLINLAFTKTKLTWRLMLGIAGVPAVVQFVLMLSLPESPRWLYRRDKVDEARAILEKIYPANQVDEEMRLLHESVESEKAEEGAIGDGSIITKVKGALSSQVVRRGLWAGIIVQVAQQFCGINTVMYYSPTIMQFAGYASNTTAMALSLVTSFLNAAGTVVSMLTVDRYGRRRIMIISMIGIIACLVVLAGVFFQSASHAPSINALESTHFGSNSTCPAYVSAPDASSWNCMSCLKQQCGFCANGDNEYLPGACLDLTKKVRGECRSNRRVWFTEGCPSKIGFLAVVVMGLYIISYAPGMGTVPWVLNSEIYPLRYRGTGGGIAAVSNWVSNLIVSQTFLTLVETLGAAGTFLLFAGFSFLGLVGIYFLVPETKGLQFEEVEELLRQGKKHKSSKGQKEVPAQ, from the exons ATGGTGGAAGGAGGTGCTACAAAGGCAGACAAGGCAGAGTTTTCAGAATGTTGGCAAACAACATGGAAGACACCTTACATTATGCGCCTCGCTTTGTCTGCTGGAATCGGTGGTCTCCTCTTTGGATACGACACTG GTGTGATCTCTGGGGCTATGCTCTACATTAAAGAGGACTTTGAAGTTGTTGACAGGAAAACATGGCTGCAG GAAACCATTGTAAGTATGGCTGTAGCAGGTGCAATTGTGGGTGCTGCAATTGGTGGTTGGATGAACGATAAATTTGGTAGAAAAATGTCTATCCTAGTTGCTGATGTTGTGTTCTTTCTCGGTGCAATTGTCATGGCTGTTGCTCCTTTTCCTGGATTCATTATTGTTGGGAGACTTATAGTCGGTTTCGGAGTTGGAATGGCATCCATGACTGCTCCTCTTTACATATCAGAAGCTTCCCCTGCTAGAATCAGGGGTGCTCTTGTTAGTACTAATGGGTTGCTAATCACCGGAGGACAATTTGTTTCCTATCTAATCAACCTGGCGTTCACTAAG ACAAAGTTAACATGGCGTCTAATGCTTGGAATAGCAGGAGTTCCTGCTGTGGTTCAATTTGTTTTAATGCTATCACTGCCTGAATCTCCTAGGTGGCTTTACAGACGG GACAAAGTAGATGAAGCAAGAGCCATATTGGAAAAGATATATCCTGCCAATCAAGTTGATGAAGAGATGAGATTGTTGCATGAATCTGTTGAATCAGAAAAGGCAGAAGAAGGTGCAATTGGAGATGGTAGTATAATAACCAAAGTTAAAGGTGCTCTGAGTAGCCAAGTTGTTCGAAGAGGGCTTTGGGCCGGGATCATCGTCCAAGTAGCTCAGCAGTTCTGTGGTATTAACACTGTCATGTATTACAGTCCAACAATCATGCAGTTTGCTGGATATGCTTCTAATACAACAGCCATGGCGCTCTCTCTCGTTACATCGTTTCTCAATGCTGCTGGCACCGTTGTCAGCATGCTTACGGTTGACAGATATGGAAGAAGACGAATTATGATAATCTCGATGATTGGAATTATCGCTTGCCTTGTGGTATTGGCTGGAGTGTTCTTCCAATCTGCTAGCCATGCTCCATCCATCAACGCCTTGGAATCTACTCACTTTGGAAGTAACTCTACCTGTCCAGCCTACGTCTCAGCTCCAGATGCATCTTCATGGAACTGCATGTCATGTTTGAAACAACAATGTGGTTTCTGTGCCAATGGAGATAATGAG TATCTCCCTGGAGCATGCTTAGATTTAACGAAGAAAGTGAGGGGCGAATGTCGGTCAAACCGACGAGTATGGTTCACAGAAGGCTGCCCAAGCAAGATCGGGTTCTTGGCCGTGGTAGTGATGGGGCTTTACATAATTTCATATGCACCAGGAATGGGGACAGTACCATGGGTGTTGAACTCAGAGATTTACCCACTGAGATACAGAGGAACTGGAGGAGGAATTGCTGCAGTTTCAAATTGGGTATCAAATCTGATAGTAAGTCAAACATTTTTGACATTAGTGGAGACTCTTGGGGCAGCTGGTACGTTCCTGCTGTTTGCAGGATTCTCATTCCTTGGATTAGTTGGTATATATTTCTTGGTACCTGAAACTAAAGGATTGCAATTCGAAGAAGTTGAAGAACTGCTCAGGCAAGGGAAGAAGCATAAGAGTAGTAAGGGCCAGAAAGAAGTTCCTGCACAATAA
- the LOC103484664 gene encoding pentatricopeptide repeat-containing protein At4g16470 isoform X1 yields MLKCASPLTRSSFSAVIHLFTKSIVATQFPIVHFPRRHESESACPSFQVKRHHKDNSSWDETLRGLCLTGKLAEAVALLCCMALQFQSKTYCLLLQECIFRKEYMKGKRIHAQMVVVGYVPNEYLNTKLLILYAKSGDLETAYILHEHLLEKSLVSWNSLIAGYVQKGLAEVGLEFYLKMRQSGLMPDQYTFASVLRACASLASLEHGKRAHGVLIKCQIGDNVVVSSALVDMYFKCSSLSDGHKAFNKSINRNVITWTALISGYGQHGRVSEVLESFHSMIKEGYRPNYVTFLVVLAACSRGGFVSEAWRYFSLMTKTYEIEPRGQHYAAMADLLARAGRLREAYNFVLDAPCKENSVMWGALVGACKVHEDIDLMKHVAASYFELDPENSGKLVVFSNAFATSGLWDNVEEIRAMMKKSGMSKDPGCSKIEIQREFHIFVKNDKSHRETEEIYRTIDRITPILKDAGYTPELCEKK; encoded by the exons ATGCTCAAGTGTGCCTCTCCACTCACTCGCTCTTCCTTCTCCGCCGTGATTCATCTCTTCACCAAGTCCATCGTAGCCACTCAATTCCCCATTGTTCATTTCCCCCGCCGCCACGAATCTGAATCCGCCTGTCCCAG CTTTCAGGTCAAGCGACACCACAAAGATAACTCATCCTGGGATGAAACGCTTAGGGGGCTATGTTTGACTGGGAAATTGGCGGAAGCTGTTGCACTTTTGTGCTGTATGGCcttgcaatttcaatccaaaaCTTACTGTCTTCTGTTACAAGAATGCATTTTCAGGAAAGAGTAtatgaaaggaaaaagaatcCATGCCCAAATGGTTGTTGTTGGATATGTGCCCAATGAATATCTCAACACCAAACTATTGATATTATATGCCAAATCAGGTGACTTAGAAACTGCATACATCCTTCATGAACATTTGTTGGAGAAAAGCTTGGTTTCATGGAATTCATTAATTGCCGGGTATGTACAGAAGGGGCTTGCTGAAGTTGGATTGGAGTTTTATTTAAAGATGAGACAAAGTGGTTTAATGCCAGATCAGTATACTTTTGCATCAGTTTTAAGAGCTTGTGCTAGCTTAGCTTCACTGGAACATGGAAAGAGAGCACATGGAGTTTTGATTAAATGTCAAATTGGTGATAATGTTGTTGTGTCAAGTGCACTTGTAGATATGTACTTCAAATGCAGTAGCTTATCTGACGGGCATAAAGCATTTAACAAATCTATAAATAGGAATGTAATTACTTGGACTGCTTTGATATCTGGGTATGGACAGCATGGAAGAGTTTCTGAAGTTTTGGAATCATTTCATAGTATGATAAAGGAAGGCTACCGGCCGAATTACGTTACTTTCCTTGTGGTTCTTGCTGCTTGTAGTCGTGGAGGCTTTGTGTCGGAAGCATGGAGGTACTTTTCTTTGATGACAAAGACCTATGAAATTGAACCAAGAGGGCAACATTATGCTGCCATGGCTGATCTTCTTGCCAGAGCTGGGAGATTGCGAGAAGCCTATAACTTTGTTCTTGATGCACCTTGCAAGGAGAACTCTGTTATGTGGGGTGCTTTGGTTGGAGCTTGTAAAGTTCATGAAGATATAGATTTGATGAAACATGTTGCAGCAAGTTACTTCGAATTGGACCCTGAAAACTCAGGAAAGTTGGTTGTTTTCTCAAATGCTTTTGCCACATCCGGATTGTGGGACAATGTTGAAGAGATAAGAGCTATGATGAAGAAATCAGGAATGAGTAAAGATCCTGGTTGCAGCAAAATTGAAATTCAAAGGGAATTCCACATTTTTGTTAAGAACGATAAATCTCACAGAGAAACTGAGGAGATCTATAGAACCATTGACAGAATAACTCCAATTTTGAAGGATGCAGGATATACTCCTGAACTATGTGAAAAAAAGTGA
- the LOC103484664 gene encoding pentatricopeptide repeat-containing protein At4g16470 isoform X2: MALQFQSKTYCLLLQECIFRKEYMKGKRIHAQMVVVGYVPNEYLNTKLLILYAKSGDLETAYILHEHLLEKSLVSWNSLIAGYVQKGLAEVGLEFYLKMRQSGLMPDQYTFASVLRACASLASLEHGKRAHGVLIKCQIGDNVVVSSALVDMYFKCSSLSDGHKAFNKSINRNVITWTALISGYGQHGRVSEVLESFHSMIKEGYRPNYVTFLVVLAACSRGGFVSEAWRYFSLMTKTYEIEPRGQHYAAMADLLARAGRLREAYNFVLDAPCKENSVMWGALVGACKVHEDIDLMKHVAASYFELDPENSGKLVVFSNAFATSGLWDNVEEIRAMMKKSGMSKDPGCSKIEIQREFHIFVKNDKSHRETEEIYRTIDRITPILKDAGYTPELCEKK, from the coding sequence ATGGCcttgcaatttcaatccaaaaCTTACTGTCTTCTGTTACAAGAATGCATTTTCAGGAAAGAGTAtatgaaaggaaaaagaatcCATGCCCAAATGGTTGTTGTTGGATATGTGCCCAATGAATATCTCAACACCAAACTATTGATATTATATGCCAAATCAGGTGACTTAGAAACTGCATACATCCTTCATGAACATTTGTTGGAGAAAAGCTTGGTTTCATGGAATTCATTAATTGCCGGGTATGTACAGAAGGGGCTTGCTGAAGTTGGATTGGAGTTTTATTTAAAGATGAGACAAAGTGGTTTAATGCCAGATCAGTATACTTTTGCATCAGTTTTAAGAGCTTGTGCTAGCTTAGCTTCACTGGAACATGGAAAGAGAGCACATGGAGTTTTGATTAAATGTCAAATTGGTGATAATGTTGTTGTGTCAAGTGCACTTGTAGATATGTACTTCAAATGCAGTAGCTTATCTGACGGGCATAAAGCATTTAACAAATCTATAAATAGGAATGTAATTACTTGGACTGCTTTGATATCTGGGTATGGACAGCATGGAAGAGTTTCTGAAGTTTTGGAATCATTTCATAGTATGATAAAGGAAGGCTACCGGCCGAATTACGTTACTTTCCTTGTGGTTCTTGCTGCTTGTAGTCGTGGAGGCTTTGTGTCGGAAGCATGGAGGTACTTTTCTTTGATGACAAAGACCTATGAAATTGAACCAAGAGGGCAACATTATGCTGCCATGGCTGATCTTCTTGCCAGAGCTGGGAGATTGCGAGAAGCCTATAACTTTGTTCTTGATGCACCTTGCAAGGAGAACTCTGTTATGTGGGGTGCTTTGGTTGGAGCTTGTAAAGTTCATGAAGATATAGATTTGATGAAACATGTTGCAGCAAGTTACTTCGAATTGGACCCTGAAAACTCAGGAAAGTTGGTTGTTTTCTCAAATGCTTTTGCCACATCCGGATTGTGGGACAATGTTGAAGAGATAAGAGCTATGATGAAGAAATCAGGAATGAGTAAAGATCCTGGTTGCAGCAAAATTGAAATTCAAAGGGAATTCCACATTTTTGTTAAGAACGATAAATCTCACAGAGAAACTGAGGAGATCTATAGAACCATTGACAGAATAACTCCAATTTTGAAGGATGCAGGATATACTCCTGAACTATGTGAAAAAAAGTGA
- the LOC103484665 gene encoding uncharacterized protein LOC103484665: protein MEGSALRREKERERRRIRDRERRSSMSIEQRERHLARRRRNYQLRRLKYQNVKTTNPSFSGTNSFKAISETSIAELDLQQNGIMLVGFNHEQESLNPDSITSSSSETLDPRAEILQGRVRLSHIRRLARSIGIHQMFSQVGLESTSNCKSKDSNLEYDLSRPSKSLRHVKRLARMMNSSVKPSANESSQHQTIIAGSAIFSFQT from the exons ATGGAAGGATCGGCATTGCGGAGGGAGAAAGAGCGAGAACGAAGACGTATAAGGGACAGAGAAAGAAGATCGTCAATGAGCATTGAACAGAGAGAAAGGCATCTCGCAAGACGTAGAAGAAACTACCAACTACGAAGATTGAAATATCAAAATGTGAAAACTACGAATCCAAGCTTTTCGGGAACAAATTCATTTAAGGCAATATCTGAAACTTCCATTGCAGAACTTGATCTGCAACAAAATGGGATTATGCTCGTAGGTTTCAATCACGAACAAGAATCCTTAAATCCAGATTCCATAACGTCTTCCA GTTCCGAAACATTGGACCCAAGAGCTGAAATTCTTCAAGGGAGGGTACGTTTGAGTCATATTCGACGACTTGCACGTTCAATTGGGATTCACCAAATGTTTTCACAGGTGGGTCTAGAATCAACTTCCAATTGTAAGTCTAAGGATTCTAATTTGGAGTATGATCTTAGTAGACCATCAAAATCGTTAAGGCATGTCAAGCGCCTAGCGAGAATGATGAATTCATCTGTGAAACCATCTGCTAATGAATCTTCACAACATCAAACCATCATTGCGGGTAGTGCAATCTTCTCTTTTCAAACTTAG